In a single window of the Rhodamnia argentea isolate NSW1041297 chromosome 2, ASM2092103v1, whole genome shotgun sequence genome:
- the LOC115749926 gene encoding rab3 GTPase-activating protein catalytic subunit isoform X2, whose product MEAPSFVSKARTAFHSAAAKAERVLADIKSDFKHDRDVDGKSPASLSIEDESPSESAESKAYHESKNLRWRPPPITLGSKQDWQDRLRNIRRGRKGADDTEKSENSKMSFPIFDENLYMVNEKNDAESRGSESTATLDSLIAGNTEKIPPAPVIKQLAVAVENGRKFSSMKDFLATNKGSSPIRERAGLSLSAVRSLVLREKEDNISEFPDEVKLYSLISLLFEEGNLLRRKISSSSDTTAATLPRDIHAAPPESFVAKVSEIIGSCKTMRDMALFWCRVVAELRRSWYEEQHIAGIPADQIPDLNCCLLYQQLQVINCCISRKRRHRVTSASLDTTIREASSQTEKSNVPANTVSDSPALYARLNTGELVLRLGADHPCDDLCMLETGELVYSPVTQEGPLLTEDLIKETEEFILRTGSVGAGCSQLLSDMQAFKAANPGCILEDFVRWHSPPDWTESDLEYEDENASTKGQLSSRMQKEGNLWRELWEAAKPVPAVKQAPLYDEDLAVEGILDFFEDIPPIELFEQLFVTLLAEGFMIAEASISADPNFSKLFYECKDYVTSTCQGSIREKVDDLWQVYETVEMMLLKPEEALKMMQPPEDTSTTPGEPRRRFKRLSLIFGGKDKQIKEQEMKNQKIAEDNLSRQSFASFFDSKSSLFSRKPPRPGSASPAEKPSCPDENDWTIV is encoded by the exons ATGGAGGCGCCCTCCTTCGTCTCCAAAGCGAGGACCGCGTTCCATTCTGCGGCGGCTAAAGCGGAGCGCGTGCTCGCGGACATCAAATCCGATTTCAAGCACGACCGAG ATGTTGATGGAAAATCGCCCGCGAGTTTGTCGATAGAAGATGAATCTCCGAGTGAGTCGGCAGAGTCAAAG GCATACCATGAGTCAAAGAACTTGAGGTGGAGACCTCCTCCGATAACGTTAGGTTCAAAGCAAGATTGGCAGGACAGATTGAGAAACATAAGAAGAGGGAGAAAAGGAGCCGATGACACTGAGAAATCTGAGAACTCAAAGATGTCCTTTCCAATTTTCGACGAAAATCTGTACATGGTGAATGAGAAGAACGATGCTGAATCAAGG gGTTCAGAGTCTACAGCCACATTGGACAGTCTAATTGCTGGTAACACAGAGAAAATTCCTCCAGCACCAGTTATCAAGCAACTGGCTGTGGCTGTAGA GAATGGAAGGAAATTTAGCTCAATGAAAGATTTTCTGGCAACAAACAAAGGTTCTTCTCCTATCAGGGAAAGGGCAGGATTAAGTCTTTCTGCTGTGAGGTCACTTGTGCTTCGTGAAAAGGAAGACAACATATCCGAGTTTCCAGATGAAGTGAAGCTCTATTCTTTGATTAGTTTGCTGTTTGA AGAGGGAAATCTTCTCAGAAGAAAGATCAGTTCTAGTTCAGACACCACTGCTGCAACATTGCCGAGAGATATTCATGCAGCTCCACCTGAAAGCTTTGTTGCTAAAGTTTCTGAAATCATTGGAAGCTGTAAAACAATGAGGGATATGGCTTTATTTTGGTGCAGGGTTGTTGCTGAG CTGCGCAGAAGCTGGTATGAGGAGCAACATATCGCTGGCATTCCGGCGGACCAGATTCCAGATCTTAATTGCTGTCTTTTATATCAGCAGCTGCAGGTCATCAACTGTTGCATATCCCGCAAACGGCGCCACAGGGTTACTTCCGCATCATTAGACACCACGATAAGGGAGGCCAGTTCACAAACTGAAAAATCCAATGTGCCCGCAAATACAGTTTCGGACAGCCCTGCTTTGTATGCGAGATTAAACACAGGGGAGCTTGTTCTGCGTCTGGGGGCAGATCACCCGTGTGATGATCTATGTATGTTGGAAACTGGTGAACTTGTGTACTCTCCTGTGACCCAG GAAGGTCCTTTACTGACGGAAGATCTCATCAAAGAAACAGAAGAATTCATACTTCGGACAGGGAG TGTTGGTGCTGGGTGCTCTCAACTCCTCTCTGACATGCAAGCTTTCAAG GCTGCTAATCCTGGTTGCATTCTAGAAGATTTTGTAAGATGGCATTCTCCTCCAGACTGGACCGAATCTGATCTAGAATATGAGGATGAGAATGCATCAACAAAAGGCCAGTTAAGCAGTCGAATGCAAAAAGAAG GTAATTTGTGGCGTGAACTATGGGAAGCAGCAAAACCAGTTCCAGCAGTCAAGCAAGCACCTCTTTACGATGAGGATTTGGCAGT GGAAGGAATTCTGGATTTCTTTGAGGACATTCCGCCTATTGAGCTGTTTGAACAACTCTTTGTTACCTTG CTTGCAGAGGGGTTTATGATTGCCGAGGCTTCAATTTCAGCAGATCCTAATTTCTCAAAGCTGTTTTATGAGTGCAAAGATTACGTAACTTCCACTTGTCAAGGGAGCATCAGGGAGAAAGTCGATGATCTTTGGCAG GTATATGAAACAGTGGAGATGATGCTGCTCAAACCTGAGGAAGCTTTAAAAATGATGCAGCCTCCGGAAGATACAAGCACCACACCAGGTGAACCAAGGCGCCGGTTCAAGAGACTGAGTCTCATCTTCGGTGGCAAggacaaacaaataaaagagcAAGAAATGAAGAACCAGAAGATTGCAGAAGATAACCTGTCTCGTCAATCATTTGCCAGTTTCTTTGATAGCAAGTCGTCTTTATTTTCACGGAAGCCTCCGAGGCCTGGAAGCGCATCCCCGGCTGAAAAGCCTTCATGTCCAGACGAAAATGATTGGACGATTGTGTAA
- the LOC115749926 gene encoding rab3 GTPase-activating protein catalytic subunit isoform X1 produces the protein MEAPSFVSKARTAFHSAAAKAERVLADIKSDFKHDRDVDGKSPASLSIEDESPSESAESKAYHESKNLRWRPPPITLGSKQDWQDRLRNIRRGRKGADDTEKSENSKMSFPIFDENLYMVNEKNDAESRGSESTATLDSLIAGNTEKIPPAPVIKQLAVAVENGRKFSSMKDFLATNKGSSPIRERAGLSLSAVRSLVLREKEDNISEFPDEVKLYSLISLLFDAEGNLLRRKISSSSDTTAATLPRDIHAAPPESFVAKVSEIIGSCKTMRDMALFWCRVVAELRRSWYEEQHIAGIPADQIPDLNCCLLYQQLQVINCCISRKRRHRVTSASLDTTIREASSQTEKSNVPANTVSDSPALYARLNTGELVLRLGADHPCDDLCMLETGELVYSPVTQEGPLLTEDLIKETEEFILRTGSVGAGCSQLLSDMQAFKAANPGCILEDFVRWHSPPDWTESDLEYEDENASTKGQLSSRMQKEGNLWRELWEAAKPVPAVKQAPLYDEDLAVEGILDFFEDIPPIELFEQLFVTLLAEGFMIAEASISADPNFSKLFYECKDYVTSTCQGSIREKVDDLWQVYETVEMMLLKPEEALKMMQPPEDTSTTPGEPRRRFKRLSLIFGGKDKQIKEQEMKNQKIAEDNLSRQSFASFFDSKSSLFSRKPPRPGSASPAEKPSCPDENDWTIV, from the exons ATGGAGGCGCCCTCCTTCGTCTCCAAAGCGAGGACCGCGTTCCATTCTGCGGCGGCTAAAGCGGAGCGCGTGCTCGCGGACATCAAATCCGATTTCAAGCACGACCGAG ATGTTGATGGAAAATCGCCCGCGAGTTTGTCGATAGAAGATGAATCTCCGAGTGAGTCGGCAGAGTCAAAG GCATACCATGAGTCAAAGAACTTGAGGTGGAGACCTCCTCCGATAACGTTAGGTTCAAAGCAAGATTGGCAGGACAGATTGAGAAACATAAGAAGAGGGAGAAAAGGAGCCGATGACACTGAGAAATCTGAGAACTCAAAGATGTCCTTTCCAATTTTCGACGAAAATCTGTACATGGTGAATGAGAAGAACGATGCTGAATCAAGG gGTTCAGAGTCTACAGCCACATTGGACAGTCTAATTGCTGGTAACACAGAGAAAATTCCTCCAGCACCAGTTATCAAGCAACTGGCTGTGGCTGTAGA GAATGGAAGGAAATTTAGCTCAATGAAAGATTTTCTGGCAACAAACAAAGGTTCTTCTCCTATCAGGGAAAGGGCAGGATTAAGTCTTTCTGCTGTGAGGTCACTTGTGCTTCGTGAAAAGGAAGACAACATATCCGAGTTTCCAGATGAAGTGAAGCTCTATTCTTTGATTAGTTTGCTGTTTGATGCAG AGGGAAATCTTCTCAGAAGAAAGATCAGTTCTAGTTCAGACACCACTGCTGCAACATTGCCGAGAGATATTCATGCAGCTCCACCTGAAAGCTTTGTTGCTAAAGTTTCTGAAATCATTGGAAGCTGTAAAACAATGAGGGATATGGCTTTATTTTGGTGCAGGGTTGTTGCTGAG CTGCGCAGAAGCTGGTATGAGGAGCAACATATCGCTGGCATTCCGGCGGACCAGATTCCAGATCTTAATTGCTGTCTTTTATATCAGCAGCTGCAGGTCATCAACTGTTGCATATCCCGCAAACGGCGCCACAGGGTTACTTCCGCATCATTAGACACCACGATAAGGGAGGCCAGTTCACAAACTGAAAAATCCAATGTGCCCGCAAATACAGTTTCGGACAGCCCTGCTTTGTATGCGAGATTAAACACAGGGGAGCTTGTTCTGCGTCTGGGGGCAGATCACCCGTGTGATGATCTATGTATGTTGGAAACTGGTGAACTTGTGTACTCTCCTGTGACCCAG GAAGGTCCTTTACTGACGGAAGATCTCATCAAAGAAACAGAAGAATTCATACTTCGGACAGGGAG TGTTGGTGCTGGGTGCTCTCAACTCCTCTCTGACATGCAAGCTTTCAAG GCTGCTAATCCTGGTTGCATTCTAGAAGATTTTGTAAGATGGCATTCTCCTCCAGACTGGACCGAATCTGATCTAGAATATGAGGATGAGAATGCATCAACAAAAGGCCAGTTAAGCAGTCGAATGCAAAAAGAAG GTAATTTGTGGCGTGAACTATGGGAAGCAGCAAAACCAGTTCCAGCAGTCAAGCAAGCACCTCTTTACGATGAGGATTTGGCAGT GGAAGGAATTCTGGATTTCTTTGAGGACATTCCGCCTATTGAGCTGTTTGAACAACTCTTTGTTACCTTG CTTGCAGAGGGGTTTATGATTGCCGAGGCTTCAATTTCAGCAGATCCTAATTTCTCAAAGCTGTTTTATGAGTGCAAAGATTACGTAACTTCCACTTGTCAAGGGAGCATCAGGGAGAAAGTCGATGATCTTTGGCAG GTATATGAAACAGTGGAGATGATGCTGCTCAAACCTGAGGAAGCTTTAAAAATGATGCAGCCTCCGGAAGATACAAGCACCACACCAGGTGAACCAAGGCGCCGGTTCAAGAGACTGAGTCTCATCTTCGGTGGCAAggacaaacaaataaaagagcAAGAAATGAAGAACCAGAAGATTGCAGAAGATAACCTGTCTCGTCAATCATTTGCCAGTTTCTTTGATAGCAAGTCGTCTTTATTTTCACGGAAGCCTCCGAGGCCTGGAAGCGCATCCCCGGCTGAAAAGCCTTCATGTCCAGACGAAAATGATTGGACGATTGTGTAA